The genomic region ATCCCGTCCCTGAGCGGCGTCACCAGTCCCACATCGGAATAGCGAAACACCTTCATCAACAGTTTGCGATCAAAGTGTTGATTCAGATAGAACAGCGGCGTCCAGCCTAACTGACCATATTTGCCGTTAATACGTCCCGCTTCGGTTTCCAACTGATGCCGAATGTCCTGGTACGCCTGCACATCACCCCGTGAAGTCGGCGCGATCTGCGTATAGCGAATCTTCCCGTGATGCTGTGGATAATTCTCAAGTAGCGCTTCATAGGCCTGAAAACGCTCCGGAAGCCCTTTTGAGTAGTCCAGACGCTCAACGGAGAAGATATTTTTGACGTTCTTTAACTCGGCTTTGAGCTGCGCCAGCTTCGGCGGCAGTGGCCCTGACGCCTGCTGCGCAATCTCGTCGGGTTCGATGCCAATAGGATAGACTTCAGTATGGAATGGTTTACCCCATGCCATATGGCTGCGCGAATTCTGGGTATTGACTCGCGTCAGACCAGAGAGACTGTCGAGGAAAGAGAGGCGATCGTTTTCGGTCTGAAACCCTAACAGATCATAGTCGCACAGCGCTTCCAGCAGCGTGGCGGCTGGCGGTAGTGCGTTGAAAATTTCCGGCGTCGGGAAAGGAATGTGCAGAAAGAAGCCAATGCGATTGTTCACGCCGCGCTTACGCAGTTCGCTGGCAAAAGGCAGCAGGTGATAATCGTGGATCCACAGGATGTCATCCTCTTTCAACAGCGGCAGGAGCTTATCGGCCAGCAGTGCATTGACCCGCTGATAGCCCTCCCAGGCGTTGCGCTGGAAGTTAACCAGATCGAGACGGTAATGAAAGGCTGGCCACAATACCGCATTGGAGAACTGATTGTAGTACTCCTCATGGTCCTGCTCGCTCAGGTTGAAAGAGGCCCAGGTAATGTTTCCCCGTGACACCTTTTTTAATGGCTTATCCTCGTTGCCCAATTCGCCACTCCAACCAAACCACAATCCGCCCGCCGCTTTCAGCGCCCCCAGTACGCCGACCGCGAGGCCGCCCGCACTGGTTTTGTTATCCGGGGGTGCAATTCGATTAGATACTACGACTAAACGACTCATAGCCATCTCTCCTGTTATTCGTGTTTTTTTCTTTTTGTTGTGCAGTGTGAATAGACTCCAGCCAATGCCAGACGTCCGATACGTCCGTCAGACGCCATTTCGCCTGTGTCTCCCCTTCCCCAACTTTTATTGAAATTCCGTTGGCGCGGTTCACTACGGCAAAGCCCGTCTCATCGGTAAGATCGTCGCCGACAAATACCGGAATACGTCCGCGAAATGGCGCTTCCTGCATAAACGCGGCGATCGCCTCGCCTTTGTTACTGTTTTTGGGTTTGATTTCCACCACACATTTACCCTGTTGCAGGGCGAGCTGTGGCCAGGTTTGCGTAATGCGCTGGGCAATGGCCTGTAGTACGGCTTCATGTTCCGGCGCCTGACGGTAATGCAGGGCAAATGCCATCCCTTTCGCTTCCAGCTCTGTGCCGGGAAGTCTGGCAACCGCAGTATGCAACTGCACGCTGATATCGCGCTCTACGGCTTCCGGAAGGTGAACAATGTGTGATTTACCATTGATGTCACGGCGCTCGGCACCATGTACGCCAGCCAGCGGAAAGCGGTAAGGCTTCGCCAGCGCGTCAAGTTCGTTCATTGAACGCCCTGAAATCAATGCCAGTGCCCCTGCGTTTAACTCAGCAAGCTCATGAAGCATCTGGAGGATTGAGTGAGGTACAACCACCTGGTCTGGATGCGGCTTTATCTCCGCAAGGGTTCCATCCAGGTCGAAGAAATAAGCATAGTTGGCGTTTTTTTCAGGGGTTACGGTTAACGGTTCTGTCACCCGGTTATTCTCCTTGTCAGTATTACAGCAACGCGCGGATCGCGCCGCATAGCCAAGGGTAAGTATAGACAGTGTGACTCTGCTCGCCATTTGCAATGACAGTTGCCAGCCGGATTAGCGGCTGGCAACGGGGAGAGTGAGGACGGAATCGGGTGGTTTTATCGACCTAAACCGTACGCTTCGCTTTTTGTTTGTAACGGTCAAAGATCACCGCAGCCAGTAGGATTAAGCCGCGTACGACGTACTGGGCAAACGGGGAAATGTTAAGCAGGTTCATCGCATTCTCGACGGTTCCCAGGATGAGCACCCCAGCCACCACATATGAGATTTTTCCGATGCCGCCTTTGAGGGAAACGCCCCCTAACACGCAGGCTGAGATAACAATCAACTCATAGCCTATTGACGTCATCGGTTGTCCGCTGGTCATACGTGACGCAAGGATAATCCCTGCGGCTGCAGAAACCAGGCCAGAGAGGACAAAGATAATAATTTTAGTACGTACCACAGGCACCCCTGCCAGACGCGCCGCCTCTTCGTTACCGCCAATCGCCAGGGTATTACGCCCGAACGTGGTCTTGTTGAGCAGTAATCCGAAGATAATCAGGCAACCGACCGTCAGCCAGATGGGTGCAGGCAAGCCAAGCCAGTTGGCGTAGCCGAGGGTAAAGAAGCGCTCGTCTTCAATCCCCACGGCTTTACCGTCGGAAATGATATACGCAAGGCCACGGACGATTTGCATCGTCGCCAGTGTGGTGATCAGGGCGTTGATCTTCAGCCGCGCAATGACAAAGCCGTTGACCAGTCCGCAAAGTACACCCAGCAGTAAACCCGCCCCCACGCCGATCCACAGGCTTTCGGTCATGTTGATGACCACGGCCGTGGTCACACCGGCACAGGCGATAACGGACGCCACGGAAAGGTCAAAGTCACCTGATGCCAGACAGAACAGCATCCCGCAGGCGACCATGCCCGACATTGATATCGCCAGCCCCAGACCTTTCATGTTGATGAAGGTGGCGAAGTTCGGCACAAAAATGGCGCAAGCAAGGAACAGCGCGGCGAACACCACCAGCATGCCATACTGATCCCAGATTCGACCCAGGCTAAACGACGAGGGCGTTTTCGCCGCGCCCGTTCCGGAAGTAGTTACGGAAGACATCTTTCTCTCCTTTTTCATGCGACAGCCTGGCTGACTTTAGGCATAGCGAGGCTCAGAGCCTGCCGCTCATCCGCCTGTTCGTGAAGTAATTCCCCGGCAATTTCCCCTTCCCGCATAACCACGATGCGGTCGGCAACCCCGAGCACTTCCGGCAGGTCACTGGAGGCAAACAGCACGGCGACACCGCGCGAGGCCAGAGCATAGATAACGTTGTAAATTTCGTGCTTCGCACCGACGTCAATACCGCGCGTCGGCTCGTCGAGCAAAATGACCTTCATTTCTTCCGATAACCAGCGGCCAAGAATTGCCTTTTGTTGGTTCCCACCAGAGAGATTCATAATCAGTTGTTCCGCGCCTGGGGTTTTAATATTCAGCGCGCGAATATGGTGATCGGCATTGGTTTCCTCCCATCCGTTATTGATGAGACAGCCTCCCAGCACATGTTTACGCCGCGCGCTGATATTGATGTTGTCACGAACCGAATGCACCGGAATGATCCCCTCAGCTTTGCGGTCTTCCGGACAGAGCATCATCCCTGCGGCAATGGCGTTGGCGGGTTTGCGGATATCCACCACTTTTTCATCAATATAGATCTGCCCTGCGCTGATTCGTGTCCCACCAAACAGACCTTTCATCAGCTCGCTGCGACCGGCACCGACCAGACCAAACAAGCCGACAATTTCACCGCTGCGAACAGTAAGGCTGATGGGCGTCCGCACCCCTTCAGCTTTTACCTCATGCAGACGCAGGCGTTCAGCGCCATAAGGACGGGATTGCCAGCCGTAGATATCACCCAGATCGCGTCCAACCATGGCCTGCACCAGCGCGTCATGATTAACCTGCTGCATATCGGTGAAGGTCGTAACGTAGCGACCGTCTTTGAACACGGTAATCGCATCGCTGAGGGCGAAGATTTCTTCCATGCGGTGTGAGACATAGAGAATGACGCGCCCTTCTTTACGCAGTTCACGAATGACGCGAAACAAATTCTCGATCTCCCGGGCAGAGAGCGAACTGGTTGGCTCATCAAAGGCAATGATTTTGGCGTTACGCGCCAGCGCTTTCGCTATCTCCACCATCTGCCACTGACCGATAGAGAGATATTTCAATGGCGTATCCGGGTCAATATCCATCCCCAGATGCTTTAACTGCAAACCGGCTTCGTAATTCAGCAGCGTCCGGTTCACAATCCCACCTTTATGCGGCAATTGGCCAAGATAAATATTCTCGGCAACGGTCATTTCCGGTACGAGATGAAGCTCCTGATAAATAATGGCAACCCCAGCATTCAGGGCGGCGGTGGTATCAGCGAATGACATTTCCTGTCCGCGAATCGCCAGAGTTCCCGTGGTGGGCGCATAGTTGCCACTGAGAATTTTGAGAAGTGTTGATTTCCCGGCGCCGTTTTCCCCCATCAGCGCATGCACCTGACCGGCATGACAGTCAAAACTGATATCCGTGAGTGCCTTGACGCCAGGGAAGGTTTTGCCAATACCGCGAAATGAGAGGTACGGGGTAGGCTGTTGCATGATGACTCCTCGTTTACATCTTTTGCCGGATGGCGGCTACACCTTATCCGGCCTACAAATCGACACCTGGTCGGTGAACCGGAATCGTAGGCCCGGTCGCGATGGCGCTACCGGGCATGTCACTGCGCGTTGCTTACTTGCCGCCTAACCCTTTTTTCGCCAACTCTTCTTTAAAGTTGTCACGGGTAATCAGCACCACGTCGGTCACTTCGGTGAAGGCCGGTGGCTCTGCACCTTTGGTCACCCAGTTGAAGAGCATTTCGCTGGATTTATAACCGTGTACGTCCGGGCTTGGTAGCAGTGAGCCATAGAAGCCGGTCGCCTGCGCTTTTGACAGTTCACTCACGGCATCCACGCCGTTGATGCCAATACCAATCACATCCGCAGCTTTGAAGCCCTGACCTTCGGTTGCGCGCACGCCGCCCAGAACAGTGTTATCGTTCATGCCGACGATCAGCCAGTGTTTCACTTCCGGATGCTGAACCAGCATGGAGTTCGCGGCGTCAAATGCGCCGGGGATATCGTTAGATTTGGTAGGAACCTGATAGATCT from Citrobacter sp. RHB25-C09 harbors:
- the araG gene encoding L-arabinose ABC transporter ATP-binding protein AraG gives rise to the protein MQQPTPYLSFRGIGKTFPGVKALTDISFDCHAGQVHALMGENGAGKSTLLKILSGNYAPTTGTLAIRGQEMSFADTTAALNAGVAIIYQELHLVPEMTVAENIYLGQLPHKGGIVNRTLLNYEAGLQLKHLGMDIDPDTPLKYLSIGQWQMVEIAKALARNAKIIAFDEPTSSLSAREIENLFRVIRELRKEGRVILYVSHRMEEIFALSDAITVFKDGRYVTTFTDMQQVNHDALVQAMVGRDLGDIYGWQSRPYGAERLRLHEVKAEGVRTPISLTVRSGEIVGLFGLVGAGRSELMKGLFGGTRISAGQIYIDEKVVDIRKPANAIAAGMMLCPEDRKAEGIIPVHSVRDNINISARRKHVLGGCLINNGWEETNADHHIRALNIKTPGAEQLIMNLSGGNQQKAILGRWLSEEMKVILLDEPTRGIDVGAKHEIYNVIYALASRGVAVLFASSDLPEVLGVADRIVVMREGEIAGELLHEQADERQALSLAMPKVSQAVA
- the otsA gene encoding alpha,alpha-trehalose-phosphate synthase, whose translation is MSRLVVVSNRIAPPDNKTSAGGLAVGVLGALKAAGGLWFGWSGELGNEDKPLKKVSRGNITWASFNLSEQDHEEYYNQFSNAVLWPAFHYRLDLVNFQRNAWEGYQRVNALLADKLLPLLKEDDILWIHDYHLLPFASELRKRGVNNRIGFFLHIPFPTPEIFNALPPAATLLEALCDYDLLGFQTENDRLSFLDSLSGLTRVNTQNSRSHMAWGKPFHTEVYPIGIEPDEIAQQASGPLPPKLAQLKAELKNVKNIFSVERLDYSKGLPERFQAYEALLENYPQHHGKIRYTQIAPTSRGDVQAYQDIRHQLETEAGRINGKYGQLGWTPLFYLNQHFDRKLLMKVFRYSDVGLVTPLRDGMNLVAKEFVAAQDPANPGVLVLSQFAGAANELTSALIVNPYDRDEVATALNRALTMPLAERISRHAEMLEVIVKNDINCWQERFISDLKTITPRSAESQQQTKVATFPKLA
- the otsB gene encoding trehalose-phosphatase, which produces MTEPLTVTPEKNANYAYFFDLDGTLAEIKPHPDQVVVPHSILQMLHELAELNAGALALISGRSMNELDALAKPYRFPLAGVHGAERRDINGKSHIVHLPEAVERDISVQLHTAVARLPGTELEAKGMAFALHYRQAPEHEAVLQAIAQRITQTWPQLALQQGKCVVEIKPKNSNKGEAIAAFMQEAPFRGRIPVFVGDDLTDETGFAVVNRANGISIKVGEGETQAKWRLTDVSDVWHWLESIHTAQQKEKNTNNRRDGYESFSRSI
- the araH gene encoding arabinose ABC transporter permease AraH; translated protein: MSSVTTSGTGAAKTPSSFSLGRIWDQYGMLVVFAALFLACAIFVPNFATFINMKGLGLAISMSGMVACGMLFCLASGDFDLSVASVIACAGVTTAVVINMTESLWIGVGAGLLLGVLCGLVNGFVIARLKINALITTLATMQIVRGLAYIISDGKAVGIEDERFFTLGYANWLGLPAPIWLTVGCLIIFGLLLNKTTFGRNTLAIGGNEEAARLAGVPVVRTKIIIFVLSGLVSAAAGIILASRMTSGQPMTSIGYELIVISACVLGGVSLKGGIGKISYVVAGVLILGTVENAMNLLNISPFAQYVVRGLILLAAVIFDRYKQKAKRTV